The following is a genomic window from Apium graveolens cultivar Ventura unplaced genomic scaffold, ASM990537v1 ctg8506, whole genome shotgun sequence.
TTTCGACCATTTTCCAAACACCAAAGACCCCTTAATCCGATCGCCGCATCATCTTCGACCTCTTCCCATTACATTACGTAAAAAACCCCACTTTTATGATTACAAACCCCAACTCATATTTTTCAATTTGGGTATTTTTTTAGGCACTCCCAATCTACTTCCCTACTCTTATCAATTTTTTTTATGGTACTCATATTATTAATAGTTTTATTTTTTAACCGATAATTAATTTTTACCATATCAAGCAAAATctcattaaaatatatttaccACAAACTAACTAAAATACAAGATTATAAACTTAAACAATTAATTAACATTATAAAGTCACCAATTTGTTGAAATATCACCATAAACTACATACTAGTGATTTTACCGTTCTCTTTGAAGATCAAACTTTGAAACCTCACTCGATCAACTCCAATCTCACCACATAGTATTAGCTCTCTCTTCTATATAAGTATACATACGCTTTTTAATTTCTcttattaaattttttattaaatccCATATTCagtttttcataatttaattcactatttttaaatcaacaagttatccttattaattatttatctttactTATTAATCCAATAATACCCActtcttttaaaattttaaaaaaattaatcaatttactgaattacCAAACTAcccccttcttcttcttcttcctcgcCACCACCATTGCCATGGAGGCACCGGCGGCGGCTACCGCCCCGTGGTGGTTTCCAGTGTGTGGCGGAATTCAATTTTTATTCCTTCATTTTAATCCATATTTCCCAATCTATAATATTATCCAAACCATTTCGAAATCGCAACCCCGGAGTTGGTTTTCCGGCCAAACTCCGTGAGTCTTTCCCTCTCACTGTTTCTCTATCTCTTTATCGGCCTCTCCTCTCTCTTTCACTCTCTCCTCTTTCTCATCTTTCTCTCCTCTTTTTATGTCCTCTTTCTCATCCCTCTTTCTCTCCTCCTCTCTCGCCTTCGTCGATCACCACCACCACCGCCTCTGGTGGTGGCTCCGCCCCCTCCCCAACACATCACAAACACACGCCCAAATGTTTACTCCTTAATTCCCATCTAACAATCAATAATCAAAAACCCTAAACTTCATATTTTCACCCAATTCAATCAAACCCCAATTAAATCAATTACTACTTCTATTTTTATTATTCTACATAcacatatatgtatttatggatCTTGGTTTGGACCTCTTTTTGTTGGACGAACTCCAAAGCCAAGTACCAATTCTCTCATCAATTGCTAATTACCAATAATCATGTTAACAAAACTAAGATCCAATAATTAACAAAAAAATAGTCATGATAATTACATATTCATGAGTTCCTAATTACATATTTAATTAACATAGCATCGATTAGGATTATTAATACAACTCAACAATCAAGTGATTTAATTACTACAAATAAATacctaaaataaataaaaaacaaacaaaatgAAATCAACGAGATTAGGATTACCTTTACAAGAACGAATGATCAAGATCTTATAGAATCTACTTCACCACCCAACACAATAGCTAACACTTCACTCACTTGCTTCCTCTCTTTTACCCGATCTACACTCTACTTATGATAGTTATActacaatttttttttgaatttgatTATAAGAGAAGTGAAATGGGTATGGGGTCCCACATTTTACACAAAAATTTAACTAGAGTTAACATTAATCTAATGGCTAACCATAGAGGTTAGTATTCTCTAGAACACCCATAAATCTATCTCATCATCAGTTTGTACCTGAGATATTGTAAAGAAGGCTTTGAGACAATGGCTTAATACCTTTTCCAGTTATGTGAATGTGCTAGGCATAATGGTTAGTATGTTAACATATTGTACAAAGTTGGTAATCTAGCTTTAGTCAACAGTTATAACATTGTTATAGTGTTGTCCAATTACTTTGGCACAATGGTATTTTTGGAATGAAAACACAATTATCTGTTGTTGTAAACAAATTTCCATATCAAATTAACCAATTGTAACCACCACCTGTGGAAACTTAAAACTAATTCCAACACCAAACAATTTGTTCCAACaatcaataataaataaccaaaagAGCAACACTAGAATAAATCAGCCGAACTATTAAGCAATCCGTTAAAAGTATACCAACTACAAATATCTCAAAAACCTTCCATCAAATCCATCAAAAGAACTACTAGTTAATCCCAAAAGCCATCCATCAAAAGAACTACTAACCAATCGTACGAATACTTAAATCTAGAAATAGATTTGAAACCAATCTAAAGCCCATTCAATCCACCGATAGATTGAGACAAAATCTATCATTCTACCACACCCGAATTTCACAAACGATTCATTAACTATTATAATTCAGAAACAAAGTTCATatatagtttaataaaaagaccCGACACTGCAACCTAGCTCGCGTGGCATTTCATGAAATATTTTGCAAATTCAATGTGAATCTCATTGATGTCATCAGTTGTATAAGCCaacactacaccatagatggcctataGCAACAGcaaaaaaatgttacaataggcCCAAAAAATGTTACCACAGCCAGCAAaagacctaaggtaacataaaaattagttgctttttttcgagttacctttgacCCCTAAGGTAACATTCTTTTGCCCTGTTGTAACCTTGAATTTTGTGTTACAATTGGCTTCAAAGTAACATCAaagtatgtctatagtatcacactatacatgttacctttgcacttagaattttcaaaaaaaaatgggCCCCACATATTGGGCCCACATGTTGTCACAAATCATTGTAACATTTTTCCCTACTATAACagtatataataatttattatattatactaatttGTTTCTAATATAAAGTACCAAATGTAATATATTTCTCAAAAATTGACAtgatttgtttgtaaattgaacatgCCATAAACTTATTTTTCATACAAGTCAACAAAAAACAATTCAAACCCCAACTTCAATCAGTTTTCACAAACCCTCCACCAAATACTACTTCGGTTTACACACAATTCACCATCAACTCCACGTACTCCAAAAAACATTTACTTAGTCTTAGTCTAGGATGACAAATAAACATCTGAAATTAATAAAACTTGATACTAGTATGCAAAAATGATATGTAAAAAGATCACATCTGAAATCTAAAGGTCCCGCCTCTAGTAACTAGTAACTGGTGTGAGATTAACCACAGTCGACAAGCACACCTTCCTTGTATGCATTTAAGTTCTGGCTCCACCTCACACTTGCTGTACTCAAGGTCTCCTGTATTCATATAGTTTTCCTTTCAAGTAGCATTGCTTCCAACTGCCATTACTGAATCAAGGGCATGTTAGAATTTTGACAAAggcacatttagcaaataaaatataattttttaataaaaattaggcaTCTCTTCATCATTTAAAACATCTATATACAATCTTAATAATGTAGAAGATTCCTCAGAAGATAAGGTTATGCAACAAGAACACTGAAAATGAGATTGTTTTCTACCTAGAATATAAGTTACCTCAATGTACTAGATTTTCAGGGTCTAATTCTTCCATGATCAATGCAGCGTATTCCTTTGCCCGCTCTTTTAGTTTGGACATCTTATTTGCTGATGCACTTAGCAGGATTAGCTGTTACGAAGAAAACAAATATTATAGTACATTGTAATTAATAATGTTGCTTCAACTGACTCCAGATAATATCAAATTAATGTAATGGCAATCACATAGAatatggttaaaaaggtaggcacATAGTTATTGTTAACACGAATACAATGCAAAAGCTAAATATTTCTTACTTCTTACTTGCCACTACACTTAGTTATTAATGGTTATTAAACAAGGAAGAAGAAAATATAGAGTTGATAGAGAAAGTACTTGAAAGTACTTGAAGCTTAGAGACTGGTAAGGCTTATCACAGGTTTCATCACCTGCTACCAGCATAATAAAActttattaatttaccgaaagtaaaatttgaaaattttactATCAAAAATTTAATCTCAATATTAAAACACCTTTCGCTATTTCATAGACAACCAGTGTTATTATCTCAATCACAAAACGCGAGAAATTGACAAGCCTATAGAAGTATAGAAGTATACTTACAATAGGTAAAAGGGCTTTGATATTTGCAGGAGGATTTATAGTCATTTCATGCAGACGTTGACCTGCCAGAAACTATAGTCAATATATCTATTCCAACACCAAAACAAATATATAAATAGTATTGGCATAAGAAATCAAACAATATTGAGGCAGCTGGATTATGGCCGTGCACTTGGATGCATTGCAGAAGAGGAGAGAAATTAAAAGTTTATATTGTTTGGTTGCAGATACAATTACACGTTGCATTTTGTTGAAGCGATTTTCTGAAAAAGAATTAGAACGCTCAGTCAGCAGAGGCGTTAAGCTTTTGGTACCGAGCTCCTAAGGTAGAGAAACGTAGTAGAGCAATGAACCTGTAGCTAAAACTACATTTCCAAAGCAGAATCTCACTGGAAAAGTAACTAAAAGAGATATCTTACTGTGCATTTTTTTACAAGCCAGTCAGCACGACCACCATTTAAAGTACCTGCAGAATGAGCATTTGATGCATTATAGCCAAGAGGACAAAGCTACAAAGAAAAGATAAACGTTTAAACTACTAACACAAACACTAAAGTTGACTGTTGACTCAATTATACACAAATTATATACTGTACTCTATTTCACTTCCCTGATTTTCAACATTATAAGTTAGCAAACTTAGCTAAAATGTACTTCTCACAACTTTTCCTAatttaaataagaaaattaaACAGTGAGCATTATATTTGAAATGCATAAAGAATAATCCTCAACAAGCTGTCCTTCTCATTTGTATACTAAAGTAACAAAAGAAGATACAAGAATACACTAAACATAACTAATAGCATCTGACATACGGATTGATGAAATGGAATACATTCTATCATGTTTTTCACTGCAGTCTGATATTTCCTTCACTTTCACCTATGCTCTTCTTCACAAGTTTTCATCTTATTCCATTCAATGCAACTAAACACAACTTAAATCACCAAACAATCCTCAACAGCGATCTACATCGATTCAATGGCAATTAACCGGAACCAACATCAAAAACCTCAAAATCAACACACTAACAGATACAACTCTATTAAATAACCCAGATACAAAACTGTGACCATATCAGTAAGGCTAATACGTCTCTGAGATCAAAGTACCTGGAAAACAACTAAAGTCGTACCTCATGCCCGATCAAACGGAGACGAATAAACAACATTAAACCTAACACCCCGTGATTTCAAAAAAGAAGACAACGCCCTGGCCTGTCTCTTCCCCGTAGGGGTCAACGCAGCCTCGGGACGTAGTTAGTGGCATATTAGGTGTCTCAGGTTCCTAAATAATTATCCTTGAACCTAGTACAAAGAATCATTCCAACTTCATAGTAGCATTTTTAAAATCCATAAAAAATCCACAAAAGATGATAAAACAAATTATTCATTTGATAGTAACTAAActagagggagagagagagagagagaggagtagtacatacatacacacacaaaATTGAAGCGAAGTAGTAACTTAAGGTAGAATAACATGCTAAACCCAAGTTGATTCGACCCCAAAATTAGCACTGAAACAAAGAGAAAAAACCAAATTAGCTTTGGAACAAAGAGAATTAAACaaaaaagaacaaaaaaataaaaaaccccaATTCGAATATATACCCTAGTTTCGTATGAAGCTTGAATCGGTTCAAGCAATCCTCATCTCCATCGATCTGTAAAAGTTTAGCTCTAAATTGAAAGTATAGCTTTAATTTACTATTCAATTGAAAGTAAAGCTGAGAGAGAGGGTGAGAGTTGCGAGCAGAGAGAAAGAGAGCGACTGAGAGATATATATCTAGAGAAGATGGGT
Proteins encoded in this region:
- the LOC141705065 gene encoding uncharacterized protein LOC141705065 isoform X2, whose amino-acid sequence is MHKNRFNKMQRVIVSATKQYKLLISLLFCNASKCTAIIQLPQYCQRLHEMTINPPANIKALLPILILLSASANKMSKLKERAKEYAALIMEELDPENLVH
- the LOC141705065 gene encoding uncharacterized protein LOC141705065 isoform X1; its protein translation is MHSKISLLVTFPVRFCFGNVVLATENRFNKMQRVIVSATKQYKLLISLLFCNASKCTAIIQLPQYCQRLHEMTINPPANIKALLPILILLSASANKMSKLKERAKEYAALIMEELDPENLVH